The DNA sequence CGCCTGGCGCTGGACTTCCTGCCCTTCGAGACCCGCTCCGCGCTCGGCATCCACTCCGCCGAGGAGCGTCAGCGTCACCTGGAGACCGGTTCGTACGAGCCGACCGACGAGGACGTGGACGTGGAGGGCCTGGCCCAGTCCGCCCCGCGCCAGACGGAGACCCTGAAGGCCGTCGTCGCCCCGGTGGCGAAGGCCGAGGCGCCGGCCCCGCAGCAGCAGGCGCACACCAGCGCCGAGCTCGTCGAGATGCAGCTGGGCATCCAGGCCGACGCGCCGCTGTGCTTCTCCTGCGGTACGAAGATGCAGCGCGCAGGCTCGTGCTACATCTGCGAGGGCTGCGGCTCCACCAGCGGTTGCAGCTGACCGCATGACGCCGTGAGATGAGGGGCGGCGGGCCTTCGGGTCCGCCGCCCCTCATCGCGTTCTCAGCGGACGCCGCCCATGGCGGACGTGAAGGACGCCAGGTCGGTGTCGAAGCCGTGGAGCAGCTCGCGGAACGCCCAGGGGCCGCCCGGCTGGTCCCGGGTGAACTCGGCGACCACGGAGGCGGTGGAACCGGCCACTTCCGCGAAGTCGTGCTCGACGAGGTCCGTGTACCCCTCGCGGATCCGGACCGAGGCATTCACTATGTCCCCGAAGGCCCTGCCCTCCGGAGGCTGCTGGATGGCCACGCCGACCACCACGCGCACGTACCTCTCGGCGAGCCGCTCCAGCTCCAGGACCATGACCTCGTCATAGCCGAAACCCTGGCCGGTCTTGCTGTCCCTGCTGAGCGTGATCGTGCCGTCCGGGGAGCGGCTGTCGAAGTGCACGAGGTAGGCGGGGCTGCCGTAGGGGTCATCGGAGGTGTACGTCGCGGCCACGATGTCCAGGTCGTGGGGCGACGAGCCGAGAGGGCTCGGGTCCCATCTCAGGCCGACCTCGACCTTCTTGAGCCCTTTCCTGATGTTGCTCACCGAACTCCCCCTCACCGTCAGCCGGTTGCCAGTGCTACGGACACGCTAAGGCTTCCCACTGACATCGGCGTCATGACTCTTGGCTTTGCATCGGATGCCCCCGTGGTGATCATTGTTCCGTGACATGGAACGAGAAGGAACTGGACGTCGAGGCCTATCTGGCCAGGATCGCCTACAAGGGGGAGACCAAGCCGGACCTGGCGACGCTGCGCGCACTGCACCGCGCGCATGTGACGGCCATCCCTTTCGAGAACCTCGAGATCATGCTCGGCCGTCCGGTTCTGCTGGAGGTGGCCGCCCTTCAGGACAAGATGGTGCGCCGTCGGCGCGGCGGCTACTGCTACGAGCAGAACCTGTTGTTCGCCGCGGCGCTGGAACGTTTCGGCTTCTCCGTGACGGGACTCGGTGCCCGCACCAGGGCGGGATCGTCGTCCGTGCGCCCGGTGACGCACATGCTCCTGAAGGTCGAGGCGGACGGCGAGCAGTGGCACTGTGACGTCGGTTTCGGCGGCGAAGGGCTGCTCGAACCCCTCCTGATGCGCGATGGGGTCGAGGAGCGCCAAGGAGCGTGGCGGTTCGGCCTGAAGAGCGAGCCGGACGGAGTGACGGTGCTGCGGACCGAGCACCCCGACGGCTGGTTCGACCTCTACTCCTACACGTCGACTCCTTGCCTTCCTGTCGACTACGCCGTCATGAACCACTACATATCCACCCACCCCAAGTCCCCCTTCGTCCGCCGCCCCATCCTGCAAAAGGCCACTCCGGAGATGCGGCTTCGGCTGGCCGGTACGGAGCTGACCGTCACGGCACCCGATGGAGAACTGGAGAAACGAGGCGTAACCGGAGGCGAGTTGGGGGACGTCCTCGCGCGCGAGTTCGGTATCGAGCTCAGTGACAAGGAGCTCGCTGACCTGATCCGGGGGCACTACCCGGGAGCGTGACCCGCGCCACGCGCCGCACCGTACGATGGCGCGGTGCTGGTCAAGTGGATTCGCTGCACCGTCGTGGACCGCCGGGGATTCGAGCGGGCGCAGCGAAAGTGGGCGGGGCTTCTGGGGGAGCCGGGTTTCCGGGGACAGGGCGGGGGATGGAGTCGTGGTCGGCCGAACGTGGCGCACACCTTCGCGTTCTGGGAGAGCCGGGCCTTCTACGACTCCTTCATGGCGCGCTCGCACGACCGGCTCGCGGCGGCGCAAGTGGGCACCTACAGGGACATCCAGGTCAAGCTCTTCGACCATCGCTTCGACGTGAAGACGGGTTTCGAGCCGCGCTTCACGGACGCCGACGTGGTGCGTGTGGCGCACTGCCGTGTCCATGAGGAGCGGGTCGAGCACTTCGCGCTGATGCAGGAGAAGGTCTGGAACCCGGCGATGGCCGGTTCGCCGGGCATGGTCCGGGGGCTCTTCGGTGAAGCTCCGGGACACGAATTCCTGGTCCTGTCGATGTGGCAGTCCGCCGCCGAGCACGGCAAGTACCGCGCGGAGCGGGTGGAACGGCTCTCGCTGCGCGCGCAGACGGAGGCTGATGTCGCGGCCCTCGCGGGTGATGTCGTGGAGCTGGAGCCGTCCTGGACGGTGTGATCGCAGGGTCTTGCGGGGCGTGCGCCGGCCCTCGGGGGGCGTAGCTCTCCGGCCACGGCGCCAGTTCCCGACGCCCCCCCCCGCGTGGGGCGCGGCCAGGGCGTCAGCGGTTCTTCGGGGTGCTGGGCCGGTCGAACGCCCCCGCGCGCGTGGCGGCCAACGCGGCGGCTGCCGACTGATCGGCGAGCGCGGTGTCGATGGGCTCCCGCGTGACGAACAGGCGCAGCATGAGCGGCGCAGACACGGCCCGGACGAGCGCCGCCGCGTCGGTGTCCGCTGCTGCCTCACCGCGCGCCACCGCCCGCGCGATCACGGCCTCGCAGCGCGTGAACCGCTCGGTGTAGAACGCGCACAGGGCATCGGCCGCGCGGGGGGACTGAAAGGCCGCGGCGATGAACGCGGTCGGCGCGGCCGCCTTCGTCGGGTCGTCGAACGCGTCCACGACCTCGCGGGCGAGTGCGCGCAGGTCGCCCTCCAGAGTGCCGGTGTCCGGTGGCGTCCAGGTGTCCTCGCCCGCCATGTCCAGGGCGTCGGCCACCAGCCCCTCCAAGCCGCCCCACCGGCGGTAGAGCGTCGTCTTGTGGACGCCGGAGTGCTCCGCCACGTACTCGATGGTGAGGCCTGGGTACCCGTGGTCGCCCAGGCCGCTCAGCACCGCGTCGCGCACTGCGGCACGGGTACGAGCGGTGCGTCCGCCGGGGCGGCTGGTGCCAGGGGCGGGACGTCGGGCTGCGGGGGGTGAGGCGGCTTCAACGGCCTCGGTGTCGGTCCGCTCGGGGGCGGAAGCGGTGTCGTCTGCCTGGGTCCGGCTTGGGGGCCGCTCTCTGCGCGGAGTGGTGGCGGCGCGTGTCGCTCCCCTGGCGGCACCGGCTTGGCCGGACGCCCCGCTCGTGCCGAACTCCTCGCCCGTGTCGGGTCTCCCGCTCGTGCCGGGGTCAGCGGCCGCTGCGGATCGATCGATCGCGCCGACCCGTCCGGACCTGCTCGTGCGGCTGCCCTTGTGGCCCTGACCAGCAGGAACGCCCTCGCCTGTCATCGCTCTCCCTCTGTGCGGATCATGAGTACGCCCTCAATTGCTACTTCTGTTGCATTAGCGCGATGGCTGTGCCACACTCATCGTAATGCGACGAGCGTTGCGTTTGCTTGTCGGTGGGTGGATGCGGATTGTGCGGAAGCGGGGGATGTCCATGCCTACTCAGATCTCAGTACGCGGCGTGACCAAGTCCAGGGGGGACCGTCTGCTGTTCGACGATGTCTCCTTCACCGTGCGCCCGGGGGAGCGCGTGGGAATCGTCGGGGAGAACGGCGCGGGCAAGTCCACGCTCCTGCATCTCCTCGCGGGGAGCACGCACCCCGACGACGGTGAGGCGTTGACGGTCGCCGAGGGCGGCGCCGGACTCCTGGCGCAGACACCCCAGCTGCCCGCCGATCACAGCGTCGGCGACGCGATCGACGCCGCTCTGGCCGACCTGCGCTCCATGGAGCGACGCCTGCGCGACCTCGAAGCGGACCTGGAAGCGGCATCCGGCACGGCGCTGGAGGAGTACGGCGACCTGCTCACCGCCTTCGAGTTGCGCGGTGGCTATGAGGCCGACGCGCGCGTCGACAAGGCCATGCACGGACTCGGGCTCGCTCACATCGACCGCGACCGTCGACTGGGCAGCCTCTCCGGAGGTGAGCAGGCGAGGCTCGGACTGGCCTGCTTGATCGCGGCAGCACCTGAGGTGATGTTCCTCGACGAGCCCACCAACCACCTCGACGAAAGCGCGTTGGGCTGGCTGGAGGCCGCTCTGCTCGCGCACCGGGGCACGGTCGTCGCGGTCTCGCACGACCGCACGTTCCTGGAGCGTGTCGCCACCGCGATCCTGGAAGTGGACGAGGCCCGCCACACCGTCGTGCGCTACGGAGACGGCTATCGGGGGCTGCTCGCCGAGCGCGCGGCCGCCCGACGGCGCTGGGAGCAGGCCTACGCCGAGTGGCGCGAGGAAGCGCGGCACCTTGAGGAGTTCACAGCGACCACAGCGCACGCCGTGGCCGGAGGCCGCGCCATGAAGGACAACAACAAGATGGCGTACGACCGGGCCGGAGGCCGGGTGCAGGCATCCATCGCAGGCCGTGTCCGCAACGCCCAGGAGCGGCTTCGCCGCCTGCACGAGCACCCCGTGCCCAAGCCGCCGGAGCCGTTGCGGTTCACCGCGCGCCCCACGGCAGGAGCAGTCGAAGGACCCCTGGTGACGCTCCGGGACGTGCGGGTCGGAGACCGCCTCCAGGTGCCGGAGCTCACGGTCTCCGCGGGCGAGCGCCTCCTCGTCCACGGGGGCAACGGCGCCGGGAAGTCCACACTCCTGCGCACCATGGCGGGCGTACTCGAACCCGACGAGGGCACGGTCGTCCGCCGTGGCCGCATCGGCTATCTCGCCCAGGAAATCCCGGTGCGCCGCCCCGCCGAGCGAGTGCTCGAGACCTTCGGCAAAGGCCTACCGCTCGCCGAGGAGGAGCAGGCCGAACTACTCCTCTCCTACGGCCTGTTCCGGTCCCGCGACCTCCACGTCCCCGTGGGCTCGCTGTCGGCCGGGCAGCGCCGCCGGCTCGCGCTCGCTCGGCTGCTCGCCCGCCCCGCCGACCTGCTGCTACTCGACGAGCCGGCCAATCACCTGGCCCTCACCCTGGTGGAGGAGCTGGAGCAGGCCCTGGACCAGTGGGCCGGTGCCCTGGTGGTCGTCTCGCACGACCGACTCCTCCGCCGCCGCTTCACCGGCCGAATACGCCGGATGGAGTCCGGTCGGCTACCCGGCTGACCCATGCCCGCAGCGGCCGATCTAGGGTCGACCCATGGCACGACCGCGGCGCATCGTCCTCGTCCGGCACGGCGAGTCGGCAGGAAACGCCGACGACACCGTGTACGAGCGCGAGCCTGACCACGCGCTCGCCCTGACCGAGACGGGGTGGCGCCAAGCGGAGGAGACCGGGAAAGGGCTGCGGGAGCTCTTCGGCCAGGAGCGGGTCAGCGTGTACGTCTCGCCGTACCGCCGCACCCACGACACCTTGCGGGCCTTCCACCTCGAACCGGACCAGGTGCGTGTCCGAGAGGAGCCGCGGCTGAGGGAACAGGACTGGGGGAACTGGCAGGACCGGGACGACGTCCGGCTCCAGAAGGCCTACCGCGACGCCTACGGGCACTTCTTCTACCGCTTCGCCCAGGGCGAGTCGGGAGCCGATGTCTATGACCGGGTCGGATCCTTCCTGGAGAGCCTCTACCGCAGCTTCGAGGCTCCCGACCACCCGCCGAACGTCCTGCTCGTCACACACGGGCTGACCATGCGCCTGTTCTGCATGCGCTGGTTCCACTGGACGGTGGCCGACTTCGAGTCGCTGTCCAACCCGGGCAACGGCGAGACGCGGATGCTGCTGCTGGGTGAGAACGGCAAGTACAGACTCGACCGACCGTTCGAGCGCTGGCGGGAGCCGGAGCCGTACGGCATCACCGGATAGAGTGACAAGGCGATGACCGCTGACCTCTCTCCCGACCGGCGCCTGGACCGTGCCCTGGCGAGCCTGCGCGGCCTGGCCGTGGGAGACGCGCTGGGCTCTCAGTTCTTCACGCCCGCGCACTACCCACTGCTCAAGCGGCGCGAGCTGCCGGACGGCCCCTGGCCCTGGACCGACGACACCGAGATGGCGTGCTCCGTGCTCGCCGTCCTCGCCACGCACGGCCGCATCGACCAGGACGTGCTGGCCCGCTCCTTCGCCGAGCACCACAACGCGGACCGGGGATACGGACCGGCCGTCAACCAGCTCCTCGAACAGGTCCGGAGCGGCGGGGACTGGCGTGAGCTGGCCTCCGCCCTGTTCAAGGGCCAGGGCTCCTGGGGCAACGGCGCGTCCATGCGGATCGCGCCGCTCGGATCCTGGTACGCCACCGACCCGGAGCAGGCCACGCACCAGGCGGAGATCTCGGCCTATACGACCCACCAGCACCGGGAGGCCGTCGTCGGGGCCATGGCGGTCGCCGCCGCGGCCGCGCTGGCGGCCGACCCGGCAGGGCCGCCGACCTCCAAGGCGCTCCTCGACGGTGTCATCGCCCTGGTGCCCCGCAGCGCCGTGGGCGCCGGGCTCCGGCGGGCGCGGGACATGCTCGACTACGACGACGCGGGGACGGTCGCCGCCGTCCTCGGCTGTGGCCGCCGCACGACTGCCCATGACACCGTGCCCTTCGCGCTGTGGTCGGCGGCCCGTGCGCTGGACGACTACGAGCGGGCGTTCTGGGCCACTGTGGCCGTGGGCGGCGACATGGACACCACTTGCGCCATCGTCGGAGGAGTCGTCGCGGCTGCCGGGGGAAAGCCACCTGCGTTGTGGCTGGAGCGGACAGAGGCACTGCCCGAGTGGGTGCCGACCGAGGCCGACTGACACCGAGCCCGACTGCCCGCCCTGGGGGTCTGCCCGGGCCGGGGCGGGATGCCCCGCCTGGAAGGGGCCGCAGACAGGGCGGCGGGCTCTCCGGGTGCGCCGTCGGTGGAACTGATGGTCCCCGTGCGTGCCAGGTCCGCCTCGTCGTAGGGGACGTCCCGGCACGCACACGGCCGACCTCAGCCTCCGGAGGGACCCGCGGCGCTCGCCGTACCCGCGAGGGCCTCCAGGTCGCTCTTGCGGACCCGGACGACCACCAAGGCGATCACCAGGGCGAGCACGGCCATGCCGACAGCCGGAAGGAAGGCCGTCGAGATGCCCTTGGACAGCACTTCATGGCCCCACGGCGCCGGAAGCTCTCCGGACTTGGCGAAGGCCGCCTTCTGCTCCGGTGAGGCCTTCGCCATGAAGTCCGGGATCTGTTCCTTGGCCTCGTCCCGGCTCGCCGTACCGAAGACCGTGGTCAGGATGGAGAGGCCGAGCGAACCGCCCACCTGCTGGGTCGCGTTGAGCAGACCCGACGCGGCGCCCGCCTCATGTGCGGCGACTCCGGAGACCGCCGTCAGCGTCAAGGTCACGAAGTTCAGACCCATGCCGAAGCCGAACAACATCATCGGACCGAGCACCCCGCCGAGGTACGAACTGTCCGGGGTGATGAACGTCTGCCAGCCGAGCCCGAGGGCGACGATCGACGAGCCCGTCACCATGAAGGGCTTGGGCCCGAGAACCGGCAGCAGCCGCTGCGACAGGCCCGCGCCGACCACGATCGCGGCCGTGACGGGCAAGAAGGCCAGGCCCGCCTGGATGGGCGTGTAGTCCAGGACGTTCTGGACGAAGAGCACGATGAAAAAGAACATGCCGAACATCGCCGCGGCCAGGCTCAGCATGATCACGTACGTGCCCGAGCGGTTGCGGTCGGCGAACATCCTGAGCGGAGTGATCGGCTCCTTGGCACGGCTCTCGATGAGGGCGAACGCCAGGAGCAGCACGACCGCCGCCCCGAACGACCCGAGAGTGAGGCCGTCTCGCCAGCCCTCCTCGGACGCCCTGATGAAGCCATAGACCAACGAGGCCATGCCGACGGTCGAGGTCAGCGCGCCCACGAGGTCGAAGCGGCCCGGGTGCCGCTCGGACTCGCTGATGTAGAGGGGGGTCAGGAAGGCGATCAGGACGCCGATGGGCACGTTCACGAACAGCACCCAGCGCCAGTCGAGCCACTCGGTGAGCATGCCGCCCGCCAGCAGGCCGATGGCGCCGCCGCCCGCGGAGACGGCCGCGAAGACGCCGAACGCCCGGTTCCGCGCCGGGCCTTCGGGGAACGTCGTCGTGATCAGCGCGAGCGAGGTGGGCGACGCGATCGCGCCACCAACGCCCTGCAGGGCCCGTGCCGCAAGGAGTTGCCACGGCTCCTGGGCGAATCCACCGAGGAGTGAGGCGAGTGTGAAGAGCAGGATGCCGGCCATGAAGACCCGGCGGCGGCCGAGGATGTCACCGGCGCGGCCACCGAGCAGGAGCAGTCTGCCGAAGGTGAGGGTGTACGCGCTGACGACCCAGGTGAGGTCCGTCGTCGAGAACTCCAGCGCGTCCTGGATGTGCGGGAGCGCGATGTTCACAATCGTCGCGTCCAGGACCACCATGAGTTGACAGGCGGCGATGATGGTGAGGGCGACGCCGGGATGTCCGTCCCGGCGGGCGGCACCTGGCTTTTGATCTTGCGCTAACCGAGAGGTTGTCACTATGAGACCCCCGCAAGTGCGTTAGTGAACGCATCCGTTCACTGCCGCGTCCCACGGTAGTGAACCCCGGTGAGTGAACGCAACCGTTCACTGGGGGGGCTACCTCGAACCCTCAACGGAGAGATCCAGATGCCTACTTCGCGTTGGAAGGCCGCTTCCGCTCAGGTGGTCTCCTCGCGCCGCCGGGGGCCCGTGCTGGAGCGCGCGATTCTCGATTCCGCGCTGGAGCAGCTCAGTACGGTCGGCTGGAACGGCCTCACGATGGAAGGTGTGGCCGCGGGCGCCCAGACGGGCAAAGCCGCGGTGTACCGTCGCTGGCCGTCCAAGGAGGACCTCGTCATCCACGCTCTGCAGGCCGGACTGCCCAAGCTCGACGAAGCGCCGGACTGCGGCAGCGTCCGGGAAGACCTTCTGCAGCTGTGCCGCCAGATGCGCGCGGCCATGACCTCGCGCCCCGGTTACGCCCTGCTTGCAGTCCTTCACGAATGCGACACGGCAACCTCCGAGCGCTTCCACGGCGTGATCGTCGAGGGCGTGATTGAGCCGAGTGTGGGGCTCATCCGGCAGGTCATGCGCCGAGCAGTCGAGCGCGGAGAGGTTCGTGCCGGAGCGACGGACCAGTTCGCCTGCGAGGTGATTCCGGCGATGATGATGTACCGCTCCAAGGTGTGCGGTAGCGAATGGCCCGACGAGGAATTCACGGACCTCATCGACCAGGTCATGATCCCTCTGCTTCGGCTGTAGCGCCTTCCCCGGGGCGCGATGGTGGCGCGTCGTACGCAGGGCGAGCGCGTCAGCGGAAGCGTTGCTCCTTGTGAGGGGCGTCAGGTCCGCCGGGGCGAACTCGTGGGGCGAAGGGAAGCGGAATGCAGCCGCCCGGAACGGGGCGGTCGTATGGCACGGGCGGACGCCGTGGCGCGAACCTGTCGGGGGCAGGACGAACCGGGGTGTCGCGAGTGGTCATCGGCGGCGTACGCTGTCAGGCGCCATGCCGTACGAAGCACCCACCCACACCGTCGAGCGCTCTTTGCGCGCCACCACCGGAGCGAAGATCGTCGCCGGTGTCGACGAGGTCGGACGCGGAGCGTGGGCGGGCCCGGTCACCGTCTGTGCGGCGGTCACGGGCCTGCGCAGGCCACCCGCGGGGCTCACCGACTCCAAGTTGATCAGTCCCAAGCGGCGGGCCGAGCTCGCCCAGGAGCTGACCGGCTGGGTCACGGCACACGCGCTCGGTCACTCCTCGCCCGAGGAGATCGACGACATGGGCATGACGGCGGCGCTGCGGCTCGCCGCGGTCCGCGCTCTCGAAGCCCTGCCGGTGCGGCCGGACGCGGTCATTCTCGACGGGAAGCACGACTACCTCGGAACCCCGTGGCGCGTCCGTACGGTCATCAAGGGCGACCAGTCCTGCGTGGCCGTCGCGGCGGCGTCGGTGATCGCCAAGGTTCAGCGCGACAAAATGATGGCCGAACTGGGCATCGAACATGCAGACTTCGGTTTTGCGGCCAACGCCGGTTATCCGTCGCCGGTGCACAAGGCCGCGCTGGCGGAACGGGGGCCCACCCCGTACCACCGGCTTTCGTGGGCGTATCTTGATGCGTTGCCCCAGTGGCGGCACCTCAAGAAAGCCCGCAGCTGGGCGGAGGGAAACGTTCCGGAAATCCAGGGCCAGCTCGGCTTTGATTTCTGATGTTTTCCGCAGTTCCGGTCGCACTCAGGTGCCACCCGCCGACGCGTGTCGCATCGGCGTTTGATAGACAACAACGCATGCCTCTCATTCCCGAGGAGCCTCAGATTCACGAGAGTGCCCAGGGTCCCCGCGCCGCTTCGGCCAACAGCCGCACCGCGCCGACCCCCCGCCCCGTACCCGGTCCGCGTCCCGCGGCTCCGTCGCGCCCGGGCCGTCCCGGCCCCGCGCGGCCGATGCCGCCCGCGCAGCGCACGACGCGCGAGCCGACCGTCAAGCCAGGGCCGCAGGCCCCGGCCGTGAAGCCGGAGCCTGCTGCTCCGGCTGCCCCGGAAGCCTCGGCCGAAACCGCCGCGGTTCCGCAGATCCAGTTGATCCCGGCCTCCGCCGACGGCGCCCTCGACGCCGCCGAGGAAGCCGTCGACCTGCTGCTGGACTCGGGCCGTGCCCCGGGTGAGGTCCTGGTGGTCACCACCGGCGAGCTGCACCCGTGGGCCGCGCACGAGCTGTCCTTCGGCGAAGACGCCTACTGGGCCCAGCACGACGCCGGTGACGACGTCTTCCACGCCGACGCCGCCGCACTGTCCCGCGCTACGACCCGCCCCGCGGTCGTCGTCGCGCTGAACGGCGGCAGCGAGGAAGCCGAGGTCGCGGCCCTGCCCGTGGCACTCGGCCTGGCCGGCACCCTGCTGATCGTCTGTGGCGACCCGCAGCGCATCAACGCCATGCTGGGCTCGAGCGTCTGACGCTCCCGCCCGGCGGACGAGCCGCGGTGAGTGCGCCGCGGCCTGGTGACACCACAGCCGGGGTCGCCGGGCCGCGTTCGTTCGTGCCCCTGTGACGATGCGCTCACGCGTACCTGTCGCAGGGGGCGCACAACATTCCCCTCGGCCCAGGGCACGGTGTGGCTGGACACCCATGACCTCACCGCGCCGTCAGGCGTTCCTGCGGTCTACCGCGCTGCCACGCGCCGTAACATCTCGGACGCCGCGCCTCCGGCCCGCGGCTGCCGCGGATCGCCCACCGCGGTTCCGGCCCCTCCGGCGCCCGCCGCCCCGGCGAAGCTCTCGGGCGGTGACCCGGCGCTCGGCCTACGGCCCCCACGGCCTTCGCCGAGGACCTGCCAGCCCTCCCGCGTCAGCGTGATGTACGCCCCGCACCGCAGGCCGTGCAGCGTGCAGGCGTCCCGCAACCCCCACATCCACGCTCCGTCCTCCTGCGTCCAACGTCCCTCCCCGTCGCGGCAGTAGAGCAGTACTGCCGTGCGCACGGGAGTGCGGCGGCGCAGGTCGTGCGGGATGACCCGGCGCAGCTGGGCGAGGAGCGCGTTACGGAACACCCATCCGTCCACCGCGCTCGCCCGCCGGGCGAACGAGGCGGAGGCCCTGATCCGCTCCTCCGGATCGAGCACGGCCACGATCGCGGTGGCCGGGGTGGGCCGATGCCGGGCATGCAGCCCACTCACGACCTCGCGCGGGTTCCGGAGCAGGGGGATCTCGGCGGCTGACCACTCTGAGGGCTCGAGCATCCGGGTCGGCTGCCGGCCGGTGTCGGGCATCGCGGCGGCAGCCAGGGAATCCGATGTCGACGCCGCAGCGGACGGAGCGAATCCGAAGGTCACGGTCCTCCCTTCGGCTACACGCCCCCAAGGAGGGCGGGGTCGGACTGGGGGGAGCGCACCGCGACACAGCCCTACCGGACCACGGGGAGCCGCGCGGGAGCGGTACCAATTCTTCCCGTCGTACTGGCTTGCGGCAACGAGCAATTGAAGCCGCTGACCAGTATCCGCTGATACGTCTTGCATATCCCTGCCCAGGACACCGCTCGGTAATGCGGACGTCACCCCTGCACGGCCAGGACCAGCGGCAACACCCCCTTCGCCCCTGCCCGTCGGAGCATGCGCGCGGACACCGCGAGCGTCCAGCCGGTCTCCGTCGCGTCGTCGACGAGGAGCACGGGGCCGTCCGCCTCCTGGATCGCCGAGGCCAGTGCGGGCGGCACGATCAGGGAGCCGTCCAGGGCGCGCAGACGCTGGGCGCTGTTGCTCCGCGGCACGCGTACGTCCGTGGCCTCGGCGGCGTACTCCAGCGAACCGAGCAACGGAAGGCGGCCGATCTCCGCGATCCGTGCCCCGAGTGACTGGATCAGCTGGGGCTTCGAGCGGGACGGCATCGTCACCACGCCCACAGGGCGGGGCCCGGCGTCGGGGGCACCCGTCGCCCAGCCACCCGGACCCTTGGCCCAGTCGGCCAGCACCTCCACCACGGCCTTGGTGACGTCGTCGGGCACCGGGACGTCCGGCGCCTGCGGTGCGAGCATCGGGCGGAGGCGGTTGCCCCAGCCGATGTCCGACAGGCGCCCCAGAGCACGCCCCGAAGAGGCCTGCTCGCCGGCGGGGATGCGGCCCTTGAGGGTCATGCCCACGGCGGCGAGTCCGGTGGGCCACATCTTGCGGGGCTCGACCTCCACACCGGGCCGGGCGAGCTCGCCCCGCGCCGAGTCCAGAGCCGTGGAGGAGACGGCATCGTCGAAGCGGCCCCCCGCGCAGTTGTCACAGCGGCCGCACGGCGCGGCCTCCTCGTCGTCCAGCTGGCGGCGCAGGAACTCCATGCGGCAGGACGTGGTCGATGCGTACTCACGCATGGCCTGCTGTTCGGCCTGCCGCTGCTTGGCGACCCAGGCATAGCGCTCGGTGTCGTACGTCCACGGTGTGCCGGTGGCGATCCAGCCGCCCTGCACGCGCCGCACCGCGCCGTCGACGTCGAGCACCTTGAGCATCGTCTCCAGCCGTGATCTGCGCAGC is a window from the Streptomyces spectabilis genome containing:
- a CDS encoding ribonuclease HII — its product is MPYEAPTHTVERSLRATTGAKIVAGVDEVGRGAWAGPVTVCAAVTGLRRPPAGLTDSKLISPKRRAELAQELTGWVTAHALGHSSPEEIDDMGMTAALRLAAVRALEALPVRPDAVILDGKHDYLGTPWRVRTVIKGDQSCVAVAAASVIAKVQRDKMMAELGIEHADFGFAANAGYPSPVHKAALAERGPTPYHRLSWAYLDALPQWRHLKKARSWAEGNVPEIQGQLGFDF
- a CDS encoding TetR/AcrR family transcriptional regulator, whose product is MPTSRWKAASAQVVSSRRRGPVLERAILDSALEQLSTVGWNGLTMEGVAAGAQTGKAAVYRRWPSKEDLVIHALQAGLPKLDEAPDCGSVREDLLQLCRQMRAAMTSRPGYALLAVLHECDTATSERFHGVIVEGVIEPSVGLIRQVMRRAVERGEVRAGATDQFACEVIPAMMMYRSKVCGSEWPDEEFTDLIDQVMIPLLRL